Proteins from a single region of Paenibacillus sp. BIHB 4019:
- a CDS encoding amidohydrolase, translated as MRTLIQNVHILTMKKNEKLFHGELLIENDRIAAIGTNLPEAKAQASKIIDGKGMLAMPGLINAHQHTPMSLLKGFSDDCKLMEWLEHKMLPAEARMTPEDIYWGAKLAMAEMIKSGTTAFADMYVHMNEIAAAVLETGMRASLTRGLVFMQNDGGKRLTEALDLIDRWHGQADGRITTMFGPHAPYTCPPEPLAEIITLAAEKDLPIHIHLAETVEEVAKIKEKYNCSPTAYLHNLGLFTEAHALLAHGVHLTHGDIHLLRGMKGGVAHNPVSNLKLGCGIAPVAALIEAGVTVGLGTDGSGSASTVDMFEGIKAAAWMQKMAAGDPSVFPARQVLEMATAESAKLLRLDQEIGTLEAGKKADLILVNMNKPHLQPVHNQESLLAYAVNGSDVDTTIVNGKLLMQGRELMTIDEEELLKQAVIRARRIVDGI; from the coding sequence ATGAGAACTCTAATTCAAAACGTTCATATTTTAACGATGAAAAAAAACGAAAAGCTTTTTCACGGGGAGCTGCTGATCGAAAATGACCGTATTGCGGCCATTGGCACGAATTTGCCTGAGGCTAAGGCTCAAGCCAGCAAAATCATCGATGGCAAAGGCATGCTGGCAATGCCTGGCCTCATTAATGCTCACCAGCATACGCCAATGAGCTTGCTGAAAGGTTTTTCCGATGATTGCAAGCTGATGGAGTGGCTGGAGCATAAAATGCTTCCTGCCGAGGCGCGGATGACGCCTGAGGATATTTATTGGGGAGCCAAGCTGGCCATGGCGGAAATGATTAAATCAGGCACCACGGCGTTTGCCGATATGTATGTGCACATGAACGAAATTGCTGCTGCTGTCTTGGAAACAGGAATGCGCGCCTCCTTAACGCGGGGACTTGTATTTATGCAAAATGACGGCGGCAAACGGCTAACCGAAGCACTCGATCTCATTGACCGCTGGCATGGCCAGGCCGACGGGCGAATTACGACGATGTTCGGCCCCCACGCCCCCTATACTTGCCCGCCCGAACCGCTAGCAGAAATCATTACGCTCGCTGCCGAAAAAGATTTGCCTATCCATATTCATTTGGCGGAAACGGTAGAGGAAGTCGCCAAGATCAAAGAAAAATACAATTGCTCGCCAACCGCTTACTTGCACAATCTTGGGTTATTCACCGAGGCCCATGCTTTGCTTGCCCATGGCGTCCATCTTACGCATGGCGATATTCATCTGCTTAGAGGCATGAAAGGCGGCGTTGCCCACAATCCAGTCAGCAATTTAAAGCTGGGCTGCGGCATTGCTCCGGTGGCAGCGCTTATCGAGGCTGGCGTTACGGTTGGTCTGGGCACGGACGGATCAGGCAGCGCTTCGACCGTTGACATGTTTGAGGGGATTAAGGCGGCGGCCTGGATGCAAAAAATGGCGGCAGGCGACCCATCCGTTTTCCCGGCCCGTCAGGTGCTGGAAATGGCAACGGCTGAAAGCGCCAAGCTATTGCGCCTTGATCAGGAGATAGGAACGCTTGAGGCTGGCAAAAAAGCCGACCTTATTTTAGTCAATATGAATAAGCCCCATTTGCAGCCTGTCCATAATCAGGAATCGCTGCTCGCCTACGCTGTGAATGGCAGCGATGTTGATACAACCATCGTCAATGGCAAGCTCTTGATGCAAGGGCGCGAGCTGATGACCATAGACGAGGAGGAACTGCTTAAGCAGGCGGTGATTCGGGCTCGGAGAATCGTGGATGGTATTTAG
- a CDS encoding rhamnogalacturonan lyase, which translates to MLAVAALLVIPAIVVDPKVSAAAPRQMEALTRGVVAVKVSGGVFVSWRLLGGEAANTGFNVYRNGTKVNSSVITTSTNLLDASGSSSSTYYVRAVVNGVERPASNTVSVWANNYKDIPLDKPAGGTTPSGESYTYSANDASVADLDGDGEYEIVLKWDPSNSKDNSQSGYTGNVIFDAYKMNGQKLWRINMGKNIRAGAHYSQFLVYDFDGDGKGEVVIKTADGTVDGIGQVIGSSTADYRNSSGYVLSGPEYLTVFSGQTGAALATTNYVPARGTVSSWGDSYGNRVDRFLAGVAYLDGVRPSIVMSRGYYTRTVIAAFDFRNGSLTSRWTFDTNTSGNSAYAGQGNHSLSVADVDNDGKDEIIFGAMTVDDNGQKLYNTNMGHGDAMHVSDLNPNRAGFEVFKVNEDTSKPYGAQVHDAATGQILWGVYTGTDTGRGMAADIDPRYPGAEVWAGSGVGLRTITGQLISSTPPSSQNFGIWWDGDLLRELLDHVWSGSAGVGVGKIEKWNYNTGAVSRLLTATGTYSNNSTKGTPSLQADLIGDWREEVLWRTEDSTKLRLYTTTDVTAYRLYTLMHDAVYRLAVAWQNVAYNQPPHTSYFLGDGMSTPPAPSMYTTLPQASFTEVGTANALLAEQAALEEAAAAPEQEPAPQTGLETDPQPEPETTPAPEQLPDNSVPTGPVDPSAAAQAAPGAAMRALLGQAAPIL; encoded by the coding sequence ATGCTCGCTGTTGCTGCTTTGCTGGTCATTCCGGCTATTGTTGTTGATCCGAAGGTCAGTGCTGCCGCCCCAAGGCAGATGGAAGCATTAACGAGAGGAGTCGTTGCGGTAAAAGTAAGCGGAGGCGTATTTGTCAGCTGGCGGCTGCTCGGCGGCGAGGCAGCAAATACGGGCTTTAACGTTTATCGCAATGGAACGAAGGTCAACAGCAGCGTCATTACGACAAGTACGAATCTACTTGATGCTAGTGGAAGCAGCTCCTCTACCTATTATGTTCGCGCCGTTGTAAACGGTGTTGAACGTCCAGCCTCCAATACCGTATCGGTATGGGCGAACAATTATAAAGATATTCCGCTGGACAAGCCTGCTGGCGGAACAACACCGAGCGGTGAAAGCTACACCTACAGCGCAAATGATGCGAGCGTAGCCGACCTTGACGGAGATGGCGAATACGAAATCGTCCTCAAATGGGACCCGTCCAATTCCAAGGATAACTCCCAATCGGGGTATACGGGCAATGTTATTTTTGATGCCTACAAAATGAATGGCCAGAAGCTGTGGCGCATCAATATGGGCAAAAACATTCGTGCAGGCGCCCATTATTCGCAATTTCTCGTCTATGATTTTGACGGCGACGGCAAAGGCGAGGTGGTCATCAAAACAGCGGACGGCACCGTAGATGGAATAGGGCAAGTCATAGGCAGTTCGACTGCCGATTACCGCAATTCTTCAGGATATGTGCTGTCAGGACCGGAATATTTGACTGTTTTTTCAGGGCAGACGGGAGCAGCGCTTGCGACTACAAATTATGTGCCGGCAAGAGGCACTGTATCAAGCTGGGGAGACAGTTACGGCAACCGTGTCGACCGCTTCCTAGCTGGCGTTGCTTATTTGGACGGCGTTAGGCCAAGCATCGTCATGTCACGCGGCTATTATACGAGAACAGTCATTGCCGCGTTTGACTTCCGCAATGGCTCGCTAACGAGCCGCTGGACGTTTGATACGAATACTTCCGGCAATTCGGCCTATGCGGGGCAAGGCAATCACAGCCTTAGTGTGGCGGATGTAGACAATGACGGCAAAGATGAAATTATTTTCGGCGCAATGACGGTCGATGATAATGGCCAGAAGCTCTATAACACAAATATGGGGCATGGCGATGCAATGCATGTCAGCGATTTGAACCCGAATCGGGCCGGCTTTGAGGTATTCAAAGTAAATGAGGATACGAGCAAGCCTTATGGCGCCCAAGTACATGATGCGGCTACTGGTCAAATTTTATGGGGTGTCTATACGGGGACTGATACGGGACGCGGCATGGCGGCCGACATCGATCCTCGTTACCCGGGAGCTGAGGTTTGGGCTGGCAGCGGTGTAGGGCTGAGGACGATTACGGGGCAGCTCATTTCCAGCACGCCTCCATCCTCGCAAAATTTCGGCATTTGGTGGGACGGCGACCTGCTGCGCGAGCTGCTTGATCATGTATGGTCAGGAAGCGCTGGGGTTGGCGTCGGCAAAATTGAAAAATGGAATTACAATACCGGTGCAGTAAGCCGCCTGCTGACGGCAACAGGAACTTACTCAAACAATTCGACAAAAGGCACGCCAAGCTTGCAGGCTGATCTGATTGGCGATTGGCGCGAGGAAGTATTGTGGCGCACAGAGGACAGCACCAAGCTGCGCTTGTATACGACGACAGATGTCACGGCATATCGTCTCTACACGCTAATGCATGATGCGGTATACCGCCTTGCTGTGGCCTGGCAAAATGTAGCTTACAACCAGCCGCCGCATACGAGCTATTTCCTCGGAGATGGCATGAGCACGCCACCTGCGCCAAGCATGTACACGACGCTGCCACAGGCATCGTTTACAGAAGTAGGCACTGCCAATGCTTTGCTTGCAGAGCAGGCTGCTTTGGAAGAGGCAGCGGCTGCCCCTGAGCAGGAGCCAGCTCCGCAAACGGGGCTGGAAACAGACCCTCAGCCAGAGCCGGAAACGACGCCCGCTCCTGAGCAGCTGCCAGACAATAGTGTGCCAACGGGCCCAGTTGATCCAAGTGCAGCCGCTCAAGCTGCTCCAGGTGCAGCAATGCGCGCCCTGCTTGGACAAGCTGCTCCTATTTTATAG
- the yhbH gene encoding sporulation protein YhbH, translated as MAEPLFIVSQEDWSLHRKGYEDQARHQEKVREAVRQNLPDIVTDESIVLSDGKQTVKIPIKSIDESHFVYNYNKKQHVGQGDGDSQVGDVLGVDPQAAKGPGKGQGAGDQPGEDYVEAEISIDQLEDMLFEELELPNLEQKQKDVMETTEVVFHDIRKKGIMSNIDKKRTLIQNLKRNANEGRSGIGGISPDDLRFKTWNEVVKPQSNAVVLALMDTSGSMGSFEKYCARSFFFWMTRFLRRKYQHVEMVFVAHHTEAKEVTEEEFFTRGESGGTICSSAYQKALDIIDSRYPSANWNIYPFHFSDGDNLTSDNEKCVKLIDKLLERANLFGYGEVNQYNRSSTLMSAYKNISNKKFMYSIIKDKGEVYKALKTFFSKPASGA; from the coding sequence ATGGCAGAACCGTTATTTATCGTGTCACAAGAGGATTGGTCCTTGCATCGCAAAGGTTACGAAGATCAAGCCCGGCACCAGGAAAAAGTAAGAGAAGCTGTTCGGCAAAATCTCCCCGATATTGTAACCGATGAAAGCATTGTATTATCCGATGGCAAGCAGACGGTGAAAATACCGATTAAAAGTATTGATGAATCCCATTTCGTCTACAATTACAACAAGAAGCAGCATGTTGGACAAGGCGATGGCGATTCACAGGTAGGGGATGTGCTCGGCGTTGATCCTCAGGCGGCCAAAGGTCCAGGCAAAGGACAGGGCGCAGGCGATCAGCCGGGCGAAGACTATGTGGAGGCCGAAATTAGCATTGACCAGCTGGAGGATATGCTTTTCGAGGAGCTGGAGCTTCCTAATCTGGAGCAAAAACAGAAGGATGTTATGGAAACAACCGAGGTCGTCTTTCACGACATCCGCAAAAAAGGCATCATGTCCAACATCGACAAAAAACGGACGCTCATTCAAAATTTGAAGCGCAATGCCAATGAAGGACGTTCAGGAATTGGCGGCATCTCGCCGGATGATTTGCGTTTTAAAACGTGGAATGAGGTTGTGAAGCCCCAATCCAATGCCGTCGTATTGGCGCTCATGGATACTTCAGGCTCTATGGGGTCTTTCGAAAAATATTGCGCCAGAAGCTTCTTCTTCTGGATGACTCGTTTCCTGCGCAGGAAATACCAGCATGTCGAGATGGTATTCGTCGCGCATCATACCGAGGCGAAGGAAGTGACCGAGGAGGAGTTTTTCACTCGGGGCGAAAGCGGCGGCACCATCTGCTCCTCTGCCTACCAGAAAGCGCTTGATATTATCGACAGCCGTTATCCGTCTGCTAACTGGAATATTTATCCCTTCCACTTTTCCGATGGCGATAATTTGACCTCCGACAACGAGAAATGCGTGAAGCTCATCGACAAGCTGCTCGAACGCGCCAATCTGTTCGGCTACGGCGAGGTTAATCAATATAATCGCAGCAGCACCTTAATGTCAGCATATAAAAACATAAGCAATAAAAAATTTATGTATTCGATTATAAAAGATAAAGGCGAAGTGTATAAGGCGCTGAAAACCTTTTTCTCCAAGCCCGCAAGCGGCGCTTAG
- the cysC gene encoding adenylyl-sulfate kinase, with the protein MDQKSPNVQWQSYELNGFQQSGQLAYSSCIVWLTGLPASGKSSIAASLQRQLQAGGVRTTVLDGDNLRHGLNRDLGFSAEDRRENVRRTAEVAKLFASSEGIAIAALVSPLVADRALARAIAAPLPYVEVYVNCPLAICEQRDPKGLYSKARRGEIPLFTGISAPYEKPLAPELELFSGEGDADAAAESVIRCLQQRGILSEQI; encoded by the coding sequence ATGGATCAAAAATCCCCGAATGTACAGTGGCAATCGTATGAGCTTAACGGATTTCAGCAGTCTGGCCAATTGGCCTATTCCAGCTGTATCGTATGGTTAACAGGGCTGCCTGCATCGGGAAAATCTTCTATCGCTGCTTCGCTTCAAAGGCAGCTTCAAGCTGGCGGTGTGCGAACGACGGTGCTGGATGGCGATAATTTGCGGCATGGGCTAAACCGCGATCTTGGCTTTAGTGCAGAGGATCGCCGTGAAAATGTGCGGCGCACCGCGGAGGTAGCCAAGCTGTTTGCCAGCAGTGAAGGCATCGCCATTGCGGCGCTTGTCTCGCCGCTTGTGGCGGATCGCGCACTGGCAAGAGCGATAGCAGCTCCGCTTCCCTATGTGGAGGTATACGTGAATTGTCCGCTTGCAATATGCGAGCAGCGTGATCCGAAGGGGCTGTACAGCAAGGCGCGGCGAGGAGAAATTCCGCTGTTCACGGGCATATCTGCTCCATATGAGAAGCCGCTAGCTCCAGAGCTGGAGCTGTTTTCTGGCGAAGGAGATGCGGATGCAGCGGCTGAGTCCGTTATCCGCTGCTTGCAGCAGCGAGGTATATTATCCGAGCAGATTTAG
- a CDS encoding alpha/beta fold hydrolase, giving the protein MEAVNSKPFTIDLESNLKLRGDVRVSGEPGKKPVVIVAHGFKGFKDWGFMPYACEQLARLGFAVISFNFSCNGVGETDFDELDKFAVNTYSREQLDLDTIIAHLLEAKLPFAEELDTARIALLGHSRGGGNSILAAARYPQLQAVVTWNGIADVNLFTEAFRQEVLSSGVGYVPNMRTKQQMPISPVFFEDLERNAAAFNIKQVLGSLAVPALLIQGDQDSERLVSGYEQMRLAAPQHTFITLEGADHTFGSKHPFASTTADLEEALRLTALFLNGRLK; this is encoded by the coding sequence GTGGAAGCCGTAAATAGCAAACCTTTTACCATTGATTTGGAATCAAACCTGAAGCTGCGAGGGGACGTTCGAGTGTCAGGCGAACCGGGGAAGAAGCCGGTTGTTATCGTGGCCCATGGCTTCAAAGGGTTTAAAGATTGGGGATTTATGCCCTATGCCTGCGAGCAGCTTGCAAGGCTTGGCTTCGCTGTCATTTCCTTTAATTTCAGCTGCAATGGCGTAGGGGAAACGGACTTTGACGAGCTGGATAAATTTGCGGTTAACACGTATTCCCGTGAACAGCTGGATCTTGATACCATCATCGCTCATCTGCTGGAAGCGAAGCTTCCTTTTGCCGAGGAGCTGGATACGGCCCGGATTGCCCTGCTTGGACATAGCCGTGGCGGCGGAAATAGTATTTTGGCCGCTGCGAGATACCCGCAGCTTCAGGCAGTCGTGACATGGAATGGCATAGCCGACGTGAATCTCTTTACGGAGGCGTTTCGGCAGGAGGTGCTGAGCAGCGGCGTCGGTTATGTGCCCAACATGCGCACGAAGCAGCAAATGCCGATATCGCCAGTATTTTTTGAAGACCTGGAGCGCAATGCAGCAGCGTTTAATATTAAACAGGTGCTGGGCTCCCTTGCGGTTCCAGCACTGCTCATACAGGGGGATCAAGATTCGGAGCGTCTTGTATCAGGCTACGAACAAATGCGCTTGGCTGCGCCGCAGCATACGTTCATTACGCTGGAAGGAGCGGATCACACCTTTGGATCGAAGCATCCTTTTGCCTCCACGACTGCGGATTTGGAGGAAGCGCTTCGGCTGACGGCGCTTTTTCTAAATGGGCGTCTAAAGTAG
- a CDS encoding glycosyl hydrolase 53 family protein: MKKRLRLLVFAMMIVALITVQLPLNQAEAAPAFAKGTDISWVPGLEAQGYTWKDKNGTTKDIIQILKDDYQINSVRIRVFVNPSSNYANGYLDMNRAATLAQRAKNAGMSIMLTLHYSDSWADPGQQTKPAAWNSYTFQQLMDAVWNHTRAVMTAMQAKGVTPDWVQIGNETNNGMLWNDGKATVSMQNYAWLVNTGNNAVKSISSGTKTIVHLAGGNDNALFVWNIGGLISNGATFDIIGMSLYPSATDWSAKVDQTISNANDMIARYGKPVIVSEIGLEYNQPAATKSFVSAIKTKVRNISGGKGLGVFYWEPEAPPGYNGGYNKGAWQANGQPTIALEGFLN; the protein is encoded by the coding sequence ATGAAAAAAAGACTAAGGCTGCTCGTTTTTGCTATGATGATTGTCGCTCTTATTACTGTACAGCTGCCGCTTAATCAGGCCGAGGCGGCTCCTGCTTTTGCGAAAGGGACGGATATTAGCTGGGTTCCCGGTCTTGAAGCACAAGGCTACACCTGGAAGGACAAAAACGGCACGACCAAGGATATCATACAAATTTTAAAGGATGACTATCAGATTAATTCGGTGCGTATTCGCGTATTCGTAAATCCCTCGAGCAATTATGCAAACGGTTACTTGGATATGAACCGGGCCGCTACTCTTGCACAGCGGGCTAAAAATGCCGGCATGAGCATTATGCTGACGCTGCATTACAGCGATTCGTGGGCTGATCCAGGCCAACAAACAAAGCCCGCTGCCTGGAATAGTTACACGTTCCAGCAGTTGATGGACGCGGTATGGAACCATACGCGGGCGGTAATGACGGCGATGCAGGCGAAGGGCGTGACGCCGGATTGGGTGCAGATCGGCAATGAGACGAACAATGGCATGCTGTGGAATGACGGCAAAGCGACTGTCAGCATGCAAAACTATGCATGGCTGGTCAATACCGGGAACAATGCAGTAAAATCAATCTCTTCCGGAACGAAGACGATTGTTCATTTGGCAGGCGGCAATGATAATGCTTTATTCGTTTGGAATATCGGGGGGCTAATCAGCAATGGCGCTACCTTTGATATTATCGGCATGTCGCTGTATCCATCGGCTACGGATTGGTCGGCCAAGGTTGACCAGACGATTAGCAATGCCAATGATATGATTGCCCGGTACGGCAAGCCGGTTATTGTTTCTGAAATTGGCCTTGAATATAATCAGCCGGCCGCTACGAAGAGCTTCGTGTCCGCGATTAAAACGAAGGTTCGCAACATTTCTGGCGGCAAGGGGCTAGGCGTCTTTTATTGGGAGCCAGAGGCGCCTCCGGGCTACAATGGCGGTTATAATAAAGGCGCTTGGCAGGCAAACGGCCAGCCGACAATTGCATTGGAAGGTTTCTTGAACTAA
- the glsA gene encoding glutaminase A — protein sequence MPNWRAGGNELTNSELKHMQTLLPEWVETSRQQALHGKVASYIPELAKSPKDALGIHIVGAEGQVASAGDCGISFTMQSISKVFTLILALMDNGEEAVFAKVGMEPTGDSFNSMLKLELVQPGIPFNPLINAGAIAISSLIAGSSREEKSARVLDFFRNLSGNITLDYDNEVYLSEAKTANLNRSMAYFLKDKQVLQGEVEEVLDVYFRHCSISVTCADLARMALVMAHNGTDPVTGTELIPRRYVQIAKTFMITCGMYNASGEFAIQVGLPAKSGVSGGILAIVPGRYGIGVVGPSLHRKGNSIAGVHLLETLSRTFDLSLF from the coding sequence ATGCCAAACTGGCGAGCAGGAGGAAATGAATTGACGAATAGCGAGCTTAAACATATGCAAACCCTGCTGCCCGAATGGGTAGAAACGTCCCGCCAGCAGGCTCTTCATGGCAAAGTGGCCTCCTACATACCTGAGCTTGCAAAATCCCCCAAGGACGCCTTGGGCATTCATATTGTGGGTGCAGAAGGTCAAGTAGCATCTGCAGGAGATTGCGGCATATCCTTTACTATGCAAAGCATTTCCAAAGTTTTCACGCTCATTCTGGCGTTAATGGATAATGGCGAGGAAGCGGTTTTCGCCAAGGTTGGCATGGAGCCGACCGGGGACAGCTTCAACTCCATGCTCAAGCTGGAGCTTGTGCAGCCCGGCATTCCCTTCAATCCGCTGATCAATGCTGGAGCGATTGCGATTTCTTCGCTGATTGCCGGAAGCAGCCGGGAGGAGAAATCGGCCCGCGTGCTCGATTTTTTCCGCAATCTCTCAGGCAATATCACGCTGGATTATGATAACGAGGTGTATCTCTCAGAAGCCAAAACGGCAAATTTGAATCGGTCGATGGCTTATTTTCTAAAGGATAAGCAGGTGCTGCAGGGGGAAGTCGAGGAAGTGCTCGACGTGTATTTCCGGCACTGCTCGATCAGCGTCACCTGTGCGGATTTGGCTCGCATGGCGCTTGTGATGGCGCATAACGGTACCGACCCCGTTACCGGAACCGAGCTGATCCCACGGCGTTACGTGCAAATCGCCAAAACCTTTATGATTACTTGCGGCATGTACAACGCCTCAGGCGAATTCGCAATTCAAGTTGGTTTGCCGGCCAAAAGCGGCGTATCCGGCGGCATTTTGGCAATCGTTCCCGGTCGTTATGGCATCGGCGTCGTCGGGCCATCCCTGCATCGCAAAGGCAACAGCATAGCAGGTGTCCATTTGCTGGAAACGTTGTCTCGAACGTTTGACCTTAGCTTATTTTAA
- a CDS encoding DUF4265 domain-containing protein gives MNPSVELGISFHSSGQEIEMLKVTPIDDQRYRIEENPLFTEMVSFGDIVKLEQQGNIYFYKETVRKSRLRRYSWLLSQDVASSEELAAFKNRVADSGGNWETIFGGMLIINVPSHIDFDPDVEINNITVSKDR, from the coding sequence ATGAATCCATCTGTTGAGCTTGGCATTTCCTTTCATTCCTCCGGGCAGGAGATTGAAATGCTCAAGGTAACGCCGATTGACGATCAGCGCTACCGCATTGAAGAAAATCCATTATTTACGGAAATGGTATCATTCGGTGATATTGTCAAGCTGGAGCAGCAAGGCAACATTTATTTTTATAAAGAGACCGTCCGCAAATCCCGCTTAAGAAGATATTCCTGGCTGCTCAGTCAGGACGTTGCTTCATCCGAGGAGCTTGCCGCTTTCAAAAATCGCGTCGCCGACAGCGGCGGCAACTGGGAAACGATTTTTGGAGGCATGCTCATTATTAATGTCCCGAGCCATATTGACTTTGATCCCGATGTGGAAATTAACAATATTACGGTGAGCAAGGACCGATAA